From the genome of Callithrix jacchus isolate 240 chromosome 7, calJac240_pri, whole genome shotgun sequence, one region includes:
- the LOC144576902 gene encoding uncharacterized protein LOC144576902 isoform X1 — protein MTCSSEAPRGGCTEPKKPPRPPGSQIPRLCREPALPAPGSGGPRAPPSGPERGLQAGPPRLPARRTPTATQPVPLSGCTRPNPRTKTQNGCRQLRHVTPLCLSGPRTPRDPGTSGRGRRVALEGAPLGRGGRGSRPGEAG, from the coding sequence ATGACATGCTCGTCTGAGGCTCCACGTGGGGGCTGCACTGAGCCCAAGAAGCCTCCCAGGCCACCGGGCAGTCAAATTCCCCGACTGTGCAGAGAACCTGCGCTCCCGGCCCCGGGCAGCGGCGGCCCTAGAGCGCCACCCAGCGGTCCAGAGAGAGGACTGCAGGCGGGTCCTCCGCGGCTCCCGGCTCGCCGCACCCCCACCGCCACCCAGCCCGTACCCCTCTCCGGATGCACAAGGCCCAACCCAAGAACTAAGACACAAAATGGCTGCCGGCAGCTTCGTCACGTGACCCCTTTGTGCCTTTCGGGCCCCCGAACTCCGCGGGACCCGGGTACAAGTGGCCGGGGTCGGCGGGTGGCCTTAGAAGGGGCCCCGCTGGGCCGCGGCGGCCGGGGGTCGAGGCCGGGGGAGGCGGGGTAA
- the LOC144576902 gene encoding uncharacterized protein LOC144576902 isoform X2: MANMADIKTPLCALQPTPAIPHTASRSGAGTRAGGGSAGSRPAPAQSAPPANPRRPPASLPAPRCLRPPPSAGPGADWALGSRAPAPGLCSPAAHRLTFSRSLPHGAVF; this comes from the coding sequence atggccaacatggcggacATTAAAACTCCACTGTGCGCTCTTCAGCCAACCCCAGCCATTCCCCACACTGCATCGCGCAGCGGCGCGGGCACGCGGGCGGGGGGAGGGAGCGCGGGCTCGAGGCCGGCGCCGGCACAGAGCGCGCCTCCCGCCAACCCCCGGCGCCCGCCGGCCTCGCTCCCCGCGCCTCGCTGCTTGAGGCCCCCGCCCTCCGCCGGCCCGGGGGCGGACTGGGCGCTCGGAAGCCGGGCGCCGGCTCCTGGGTTGTGCTCTCCGGCCGCTCACAGGCTCACTTTCTCACGGTCGCTCCCTCACGGCGCCGTTTTCTGA